The stretch of DNA CAGGCTGCCGATCTCGTTCGACTCCTGCACGTTCATCCCGGCGGTGGGCTCGTCGAGCAGCAGCAGCCGCGGGCCGGTGCCCAGCGCACGGGCGATCTCCACGCGGCGCTGTTCGCCATACGACAGCGTCTCCGCCAGCAGATGCGCCTGCCGGCCGAGCTGCACGCGTTCGAGCAGTTCGAAGGCGTGCTGCTCCACCGCCTTGCGCGCCGCGCGCGCTTTCGGCAGCCCGAGAAACGAGGCCCACAGCGAGGCGCCGCGCCGCACATAGCAACCGGCCATCACCTGCTCGAGCACCGTCATGCCGCTGAAGAGCCGCACGTTCTGGTACGTGCGCGCGATGCCGCGCGCCGCGATGTCGTGGGCCGGCGAGCGCTGGATCTCGGCACCGGCGAAGCGGATCGCGCCGCTGTCCGACGGGAGCAGTCCGGTGATGAGGTTGACCAGCGTGGTCTTGCCGGCGCCGTTCGGGCCCATGACGCCGGCGACACTGCCCGTGCGCACGCTCATCGACAACTCGGAGACCGCGGCGACGCCGCCGAAGTTCTTGCCGAGGGCTTGCACGTCCAGCAACAGCGGCGCGGCTGCCGCCGATTCGCCTGCGGCCGTCAAGACGCGTCTCCGCTCGTGCGCGCCGCGCGGCGCAGCCGGATCGCGCGCGGATCGACCAGCCCGCGCGGCAGGAAGATCATGATCAAGAGCAGCACGACGCCGTTCGCCACTTCCTGGAAGGCCGGCACGATCGCCTGCGCGATCACCGGCAGCGCGGTGAACACGGCCGCGCCGATGATGGAACCTACCCAGTGGTAGGACCCACCCAGCACCACCGCCGCGATCATGGTGAAGGCAATGTTGACGAAGTAGGTGTCGGGTGAAAGAAATTGAAGCACCAGCGCGAGCAGCATCCCGCCCAGGCCGCCGACCGCACCCGAGATCGCGAAGGCGATGGTCTGGATCCGCCGCGGCGCGATGCCCAGGCTCGATGCGACGGCCGGATCCTCGCGCACCGCATGCGCAGCGATGCCGTACCACGACACCGACAAGCGCCAGAACACCGCGACCGCCACGAGCAGCAGCAGGACCAGCACGCCGAGCGAAATGCCGACCGGCACGCTCAACCCGTTGACGCCGCCGGTCACGCCCGGCACGTTGATGACGACCACGCGCGTGATCAGGATCAGTGCCAGGCTGGCCAGCGCCATCCAGTGGCTCTCGAGGCGCAGGAAGATCAGCGCGACCACGTAGGCCAGCAGCGCGCCGGCCGCCGCCGCTGCGGGCAGCGCGATCATCGGGTCGATGCCCGTCTGCAGCACCAGTCGTGCGCCCAGGAAGCCGCCGGCGGCGGCGTAAGTCACGGTGGCGAAGCTGAGAATGCCGGCCGACAGCACCGCATAGGTGCTGAGCCCGAAGAAGGCGTTGACGATCGCGAACGCGACCGTGCTCTGGTACGCCCGCCAGAAATCGACGACAGCTTGCATCGCCTCAAGCCCGCGAGAAGCCGGCACTGCCGAACAGGCCGCGCGGACGCAGCAGCAGGAAGCTCAGCAGCAGCACGTAGGTGATGCCGTCGCGCAGCCCCGACGAAAGATACTGCGCCGACATCACCTCCAGCACGCCCAGCCCCACGCCGGCGACCGCGGTGCCGCGCACGTCGTCGTAGCCGCCCACCACCACCGCGGCAAAGCCCTTGAGCAACAGGCCTTCGCCCAGCAGGAACGAGACGTTGTGCGTGGTCACGCCGCCGAGCACGCCGGCCAGACCCGAGGTCGCGCCCGCGATGAAGGCGGTGATGATCACCACGTAGCGCGGATTGACGCCGCCCAGTGCGGCGGCCGTCTGGTTCCAGCCGACGGCCCGCATGGCCGCGCCGAAGCGGCTGCGGCGGATCAGCAGATGCAGGCCGAGCGTGACGGCGAGCATGGCCGCCACCGTGATGAGCTGCATCGCCGGCAGCGGGATCGCGCCGAGATGGAACATGGTCCCCGGATAGCTGCCGCGCGGAAAGCTCAGGCTCTGCTGCCCGGTGGCGGTGCCGGCCAGGCTGTCGAGGATGATCCAGAACGCGATGCTGGTGATGAGCGCGCCCAGCATGCCGCTGCCGCGCCGGCGCAGCGGCTGGAACGCGATCTGATCGACCACCACCGCCAGCAGTCCGCCCGCCAGCACCCCGACCCCCAGGGCCGGAATGAACGGCAGCTTCAACTGCTCGACAGCCGCCAGCGCCGCGATCGCGGCCCAGCTCGCATAGCTGCCATGCGCCGCGTTGAGGATCCCCAGGGTCGCGAAGACGATCCCGAATCCGAGACCGAACAGCGCATACAGCGAGCCGAGCGCGCAACCGTTGATGAGTTGCTCGAGGAAGAGTTCCATCTCAGTGGCCGCCCGGCCGCCCGAAGGGCGCTGAGCGCCCCCTCGGGGGGCAGCGATACACGCAGTGATGAGCGTGGGGGTACTTCATCCGCTGCTTACTTCGGCGGCGTC from Variovorax sp. PBL-E5 encodes:
- a CDS encoding ABC transporter ATP-binding protein; protein product: MTAAGESAAAAPLLLDVQALGKNFGGVAAVSELSMSVRTGSVAGVMGPNGAGKTTLVNLITGLLPSDSGAIRFAGAEIQRSPAHDIAARGIARTYQNVRLFSGMTVLEQVMAGCYVRRGASLWASFLGLPKARAARKAVEQHAFELLERVQLGRQAHLLAETLSYGEQRRVEIARALGTGPRLLLLDEPTAGMNVQESNEIGSLVHSLRDGGLTVLMVEHNVRLVKEFCDHVTVMNFGRLLAHGTPADCIAHPDVQAAYFGNTADADRIRALR
- a CDS encoding branched-chain amino acid ABC transporter permease; translated protein: MQAVVDFWRAYQSTVAFAIVNAFFGLSTYAVLSAGILSFATVTYAAAGGFLGARLVLQTGIDPMIALPAAAAAGALLAYVVALIFLRLESHWMALASLALILITRVVVINVPGVTGGVNGLSVPVGISLGVLVLLLLVAVAVFWRLSVSWYGIAAHAVREDPAVASSLGIAPRRIQTIAFAISGAVGGLGGMLLALVLQFLSPDTYFVNIAFTMIAAVVLGGSYHWVGSIIGAAVFTALPVIAQAIVPAFQEVANGVVLLLIMIFLPRGLVDPRAIRLRRAARTSGDAS
- a CDS encoding branched-chain amino acid ABC transporter permease, translated to MELFLEQLINGCALGSLYALFGLGFGIVFATLGILNAAHGSYASWAAIAALAAVEQLKLPFIPALGVGVLAGGLLAVVVDQIAFQPLRRRGSGMLGALITSIAFWIILDSLAGTATGQQSLSFPRGSYPGTMFHLGAIPLPAMQLITVAAMLAVTLGLHLLIRRSRFGAAMRAVGWNQTAAALGGVNPRYVVIITAFIAGATSGLAGVLGGVTTHNVSFLLGEGLLLKGFAAVVVGGYDDVRGTAVAGVGLGVLEVMSAQYLSSGLRDGITYVLLLSFLLLRPRGLFGSAGFSRA